Genomic DNA from Candidatus Zixiibacteriota bacterium:
GCGATGTTTGCTGGAGTTGTCCAATGTCTTGTTGTTCTATGGGCTGCGAATCAAGCAAGTTTCGCTTGTTGGGTGATATTTAAAGAACTCTATGAAAAAGGCCGGACAGTAGTGATTTGATTTATTAGTCAATTACAGCGAGGTGCGTATCGAATCGTAAAATGAATTCGGCGTACTCTTGTTATCAGGGAAACTTCCAAGGCGAATATCGACACGCCAATTCATCGGGGAATCAAACATCTCATGCAGGAAATATTTGATGCTCTCCTGAATACGATTTTTAACAATATCCGCGCCATCTTTTTGGGTTTCAACCAAGAGAATGCAGATTTTACCGTCATTGAAGCCTGAAATTATATCGGTTTGCCGAATAGTTTTTCTGAGAAGTGTTTTCATCCTGCGGGAAGTTTCGCTGTTGAGATTAGGAATTTCAATATCTCCGGTTTTGTTAAATCGAGTTGTGTCGATTTTAATAAACGAAATAAAACTTAAATACCTTTGTGCTCTTTTTAATTCTTGTTGAACACGGGAAAGAAAATTATCTCTTTCTTTATACAACTCATCTAAAATCTCAGTTTCACGATCCATTACCAGACTCTCTTTTTAAACTATACGAGACAGGGATTAGCAACAACTGGAAAACCCTATTCATGATTGTTTTAAAGCAAAAAGAATGCCGCATTTCCCACATTTACCAATCTTAGTCATTTAATCTTCCAGCACTTATAACTTAGTGAAATATTAAAAATTAACCCCCTTGTCATAGCATTAATATAGCGAATTTGTTCTAAATATAATCAAACAATTGTGCAATACAATACACATTGTTTGCAAGCATCAATCTATTATTTTGTATTCTTTTATTTTATACAATAATGACCTATAGCTAATATCCAGTAAAATTGCCGCTTTACGCCGGTTCCAGTTTGTTTTTACCAAGACTCTGCTTATAAGGTTTTTCTCAATTTCTCCAACAACTTTATTGACTTTTTTCTTAAGATTATAATCGCCATCATCCAAATTGACAGGTAAAGAAACCTCATCGGTTCCGGGAGAAGGTATTGGCCCTTTTAAAAATTCATAAATAATATTCACATCCCCGCGAACAATAATCTGTTTGATAAGATTCTCAAGCTGACGAACATTTCCAGGCCAATGATAGTTATATAGATGTTTCATTGTTTCGGAACGGATATTTATTTGTTCTTTATCATATAATAGAGAATATTTTCTTAGAAAATGCTCCATTAACAGCATTATATCATCTTTTCTTTCTCTTAATGGCGGCAGCTGTATGGTGATTTCATTAAGACGGTAATACAAGTCGTTGCGAATAATTTTCTGTTCCATAGCCTCTTCAAGATTACGATTTGTGGCGCATACAATTCTAACATCGACATGAATATTATTAATACCGCCTACTCTGACAAATTCTTGCTGCTCTAATACCTGAAGTAATTTTGTTTGTAATTCAATAGGCATCTCGCCGATTTCATCGAGGAACATTGTGCCCTTGTTGGCAACCTCGAATCGTCCCGGCTTGGTTTTGTTGGCACCGGTAAAAGCGCCTCTTTCATAACCGAAAAGCTCAGATTCTAATAATTCGCGGGGAATTGCTGCACAATTTACTTTTACAAACGGCTCGTCTTTCCTTGGCGAAAGCTTGTGAATCATGCGAGCGATGATTTCTTTGCCAGTACCTGATTCGCCCCTTATCAGGACTGTTAATTCGCTGGGAGAAATTTGTTCAACCACATTTTTCACATTCAACATCGGCTCGGTGTCGCCTATAAGAATTTCATTCTGGCTTTCCCTTATTTTCTTCTTAATATCAATAAGCTCTTCTTTAAGCTTTTTCTTTTCGAGCACGGTTCGGATATGAATTTCTAGTTCTTTAACATCAAAAGGCTTAGGTATAAACTCAGTAGCCCCTCTCTTTATTGATTCGACGATATTTTTTGTGTTGCCATGCCCGGACAGCATTATAACATCCAAAGAAGAGTCGGTGTTCTTAATTTTTTCGAGAACATCAAGACCAGATTGGCCAGGCATTTTTATATCCAGCAATACAAGATCAGGTTTAATATTCGGCGACTTTTTTGAGAGATATGAAATCGCTTCCTGTCCGTCACGAGCAGATTCTATTTCATATCCCAAACCAAGCCCCTCTGAAATTATCCAAGGAACTTTAGGGTCATCATCAACGACTAATATCTTTACTTTATCGCTATCCATAATGCTATATAGGTAAATCTATTTTAAAAGTTGTTCCTTTGCCTAAAACGCTTTCGACATTTAAACTACCGTTGTGCGCCTTAATTACTCTTTCGACAATAGCTAAACCCAAACCTGTGCCTGTTTCTTTGGTAGTATGATACCTGTCGAAAATACGATACAGTTCATTTTCCGGTATACCGCATCCGGTATCGATAAACGCAATTCTAACATAAGGCTCTTGGGCAGGATGAAGCATTATATTGACTTCAAGTACCCCATTATCCTCCATGCTTTCGATGGCGTTCAACATGATATTTATAACTGCCTCAAAAATCTCATTGTTATTGATCTCAATTTGGGGAACATCATTATCTTGATTTATGGTAAACCTAATATTTTTCTTTTCCAAGTCTTTTTCCAAAAGCTGAGAGGCTTTTATAATTACATCTTTTATCTTTGCTTTTGATGTACTGTACATGTTAGGATTAGCAGAATTTACTATTTCCATAACCAGATCATTTAAACGGTTTAATTCGTTTTCGGAACTTTCAAAAAACTTAGAGGCCTCTCTACCCTTAATTTTACTTTTATAAACCTGGACATTTCCCTTTAAATTAGTCAGCGGTTTTTTCAAGTCATGACAGATTTCAGAAATTATCTTCCCCATTGTTACTAATTTAATGCCATTAAGAATAGCTTTTTGGCGTTCAACTACAGAAACTGTCTGGGAAGCTACAATAGCAGCTAAGTTGCTTTCAGAATTGCTTAACTTATTTTGAGAAATAATCGTCATTATTCCGCTAACCGTATTGTGCAATTGAATTGGAACAACTTCAATTGCATGCTTTTTAGCAGATAAACAATCTGCAAACCATTTCATTAATTGATCCTTAACATAATCTATATCGACATTCTTACTTCTTTCTATAACTTCTTTATTTGTTTTCAGTTCAATAGGAGGCTCCGGATTAATTCGGCAGTCTGAGGATTTATACATAAATTCCCGTCTGAACAGGTTTATCCGCTCTGCCAGACCATACCAAATAACCGCTTCTATGTGAATAAGTTTGCGCAATTGAGAAAATATAATTTCGCCGACTCTTTCAATGTGGTCAATCGTGGATATTTTTCTGGTTATTTCAAATAGAACTGTCAACTCGTTTATTTTTTCATCCCTGTCAGCAAAAATATTTGCTCTATCAATGGCGATAGCTGCCTGAGCGCCAAAAGTGTTCAGAAGTTTAAGGTCATGTTCATCGAAGGTTGTGCCGGTTATTTTATTGTTGATATTAACAACACCCAGTATATTTCCCTTATACTTTAGCGGCACGGAAATCAGGGATTTGGACTCATAGTGCTGGCGATTAACCCGGGAAAATCGGACATCGCTTTCGATATCTTTAATTATCAGCGGCTCGCCCGATTGGGCGACATGACCGGAGATAGAATCGCCAACTTTCAGGCGCGTCTCGGCTACGATTTGCTTTGATAAACCGCAAGCTGCGCCTATATATAACTCCTGCTTATTCGGATCAAGAATCATAACCGAGCCTATCTTAGCCCCGATTACATCAATAGCTAAGGATAAAATCTGAGTAAGCGTTTCAGTAAGGTCTATGGTGGCAGCTAAAATAGCACTGGCGCTGTATAAAGCATCAATCTCGGAAAGCTTTTGCTCCAACATATGATTGGCAACTTTAAGTTGTTTAAGAAGACGTTCTTTTTCGAGAGCAGTTTGTCTTTTTTCAAGCGAGCGGGCGATAGCAATTTTAAGCTCTTCAAACTCGATAGGTTTTGTGATATAGCTGAAAGCGCCTTGGTCGACAGCCTCTTTGGCAGATTCTAAAGAAGCATAACCGGTCATCAGTATTACCTCAAGAAAAGGGTCTTTGTGATGAGCTTTTTCTAATATATCGAGGCCGTTTACGACTGGCATTTTGATGTCTGTGATAACGAGGTCAAAACTTTCGTTTTCAAGAAGCTTAGCTGCTTTTTCAGAGTCGGTGAATGCCTCAACCGTATGTCCCTCGATTACTAAAAGGGTTTTAAGGCTTTCGCTCATTCTCTTTTCATCATCTATTAATAAGATTTTAGAACTATTCATCATCTTTTCTTTCTATCGGCAAACTTATTTGGAAAGTTGCTCCGCCTTTATCATTATTATATACTATTATATTGCCCTGATGCCACTGAATAATTCCATAGCAAACCGATAATCCAAGGCCTGTGCCCTTTTTATCCTTGGTAGTGTAGAATGGTTCGAATATTTTTGACATGTTCTCTTTAACTATTCCGCCGCCATTATCACTGACATTTACCTGAATATTTGAGCCGGCAGCTTTGATTGAAATACGAATCTCTCCCCCATCTTGCATAACATCTTTGGCATTCATTAAAAGGTTTAAAAATACTTGTTTAAGTTTTTCAACAGAGCCGCGTATTTTCGGCAAATCCTCATCAATATCGTTATGGACTTCAATTCCGGCGTTTGTTAATTGATTGGAAATAAGAGTTAAGGTTTCGGCAATCACCACTCTTAAATCGACATCGGTAATCTTTTCCTGATGGGGTCGATAGAAATTTAAAAGCTGTCTAACTATGCCGGCAATACGAAACACTTCTTCCTTAAGTATTTTTATATAATCAGCATAAACATCATCCGGTATATCTCTCTTAGCCATAATTTGAAGGTAATTGCTTATAATTCCGAGAGGATTATTAACCTCATGAGCGATGGAGGCTGACAATTTTCCAAGAGCAGCCATTTTTTCTGTTTCGACCAACAGCTTTTGAGTACGTTGAAGTTCCTCATTAATTTGACGTTCGCGCTCATAAAGCCGAGCATTTTCTAAGGCGACAGAAAGCTGGTTCATCAATAATGATAAAAATTCCAGGTCGTTTTCACCAAAGTCAGCTTCGGATATTTTCTTCGGAAGCAATAAAATTCCAAGGAGCCTGTTTTTCATCAACATGGGAGCAACCAGTTTTACGCTCAATCGATTTAGTAATTCGTCTAATTCCTGATCGGCATCAACACTTGCATACAAGTCATCGGAGGTCAACGGTTTGCCCGTTTTAATAAAAGTCTTTATCAAGGGGCTGTTATACTTAACTCTTAAGTTCTCCAAACAATCGGCGCTTAAGCCCTTAGAATGAGGATTCGCTAAATACTCTGCCTCTTTATCTGTCAGCAATATTATCGCGCTTTCTACTCCCATTTGGCCAAGACATGTAAGCAAAATAGCATCGATCAATGAACCTGTATCCAGCATCGAGGAAAGATGGCGGGATATTTCAAATACGGTATAAAGATCGAAAATCTTCCGGCGAAGTCTTCTGTTGGCATCGCTAAGCTGGCTGATTCTGACAGATAAATCATTATCATTAAGAGATGAATTATCCCTGCTATCATCCGGCAAAGGCTCTAAAGCTTTACTGTTTGTCATCTATAAAAATATTCGGCAATGCCCGGTCTTTTGTTAACAACTTATGGACAATCTCCCCTAACTGGCGGATTGCCGGAACCCCTGAAATAAGCGATTAAATAAACAATATCAGAACCGATGACCTGGCAATCGCCATTGGCATCGCCGCTCAAAAAAGGAGCGGGAGCAGGATTTTGCCCTTTAAAGTAAGCCGCAAGATAAGTAATATCAGAACCGATAACCGAGCCATCTCCGTTAGCATCGCCGGGAAGGAAATCAAGCTGAAGCATAAAATCTAAAGTCGTATCTGAGCTAATCGCGAAAGCAGGATATAAAGAATCGGCATACTCGTCATGAGCGGCAGCTATATTATAAACACCAGGTTGAATTCCCGATATAGAATAATATCCATCGATATCGGTTGTATCAAACAAGCCAATATCGGAAATTGTTACAATCGAGCCAGTGAGGTCAACAGAAGTATCATAAAGGGCAACATAACCAGATAAAGAATAAAACTGTCCGACAACCTCAATCTTAAAGCGATTAGATAACGGCGACAGGTCTCCCCTGTCATCCCGGGCAGATACCCGAAAAGTGTATTCGCCGGATGAGTAAGGTCCCACTTGCAAACTTTCCTGATAGGCATATTCAGTCAGGATAGTCGTTGAGGCAAATGAATCATAAGGATAAATATCATCGATATAGATGCCTTCATTCTCAATCACATCATCTGTCCAGTAGCGGAATCTGATATCGGCTTCCTGTCCTGCATAATCAGCTAATGAATACTGCGCCAAAACCCAGCCGCCTGAACTGCCGGTGATGCCAAATTCCTCATTATGGTTATTCGGGTTTGATGATGTTGACCGGTTGCCGTCAAGCTGATACCATACATAGCCGCCATCGGTGGAAATTTCGACATAGGCATAGTCCCAATCGGTTTCGATATCATACCAAGTCCAAAATGTCAGCGTATCGCCGGTTTCGATTTTGAGTCTTTCTTTTAATTCTGCTATAGCCCGATAGCCGTTTCCCTGCCCTGAATATATAGAATAACTCCCGCTATGCTTTCGAGTGGTGCTTAAAGCAAAACTCTCAAGCTCAAAATCGGATGCCTGTTCGCATTGATTAGTGATTTGCTGATAACCGGTTTTCTCGACAACATAATAGCTGACAGTAGCATTGAATGTATCAATATCCGCAGTTTGCCAGTGAATGTAAAAGCTTTGGTCTGCAGGCGCTGTCGCTGGCGATGTTATTGCGGGAATCTGCGGATTGCGCCGTTTGTATATCTCATAAGCATGGTTAGAATAATTCAACAAAGCCTGAACATTTTCGTTTATCAATACGGGAATACGCGCCAATGATGGCCAAAATCCATCGGAGCTATTACCTACCTCATGAGTGATGGCATACACTTTTCGTTTGCTTTGTCTTTCGCCCCAAGCCCAGTCATTAGCATCTCCGTTTGTGTTATACAATAACTGCCAGGCAGTACCGGCAGCATAGCCCATAGTATTATGGGCATAATTGCCGAAATATTCCCAGTATTCGCTGACATTTTCATTAATGCCATCATAATAACCCCAGGACCAAAGACACAAATTGCTGTAGGAGTGGAAATTTTGAATCCAGGCGAAATCATGGCTTTCAATAAACGACATTAAGGCCTGAATCTCCGGCTCGGAACCGGGAGTTGGCCCGCGATAGGTATTACTTGAGGTATATCCAGATGAGCCGCTGTTGTCATAACCCCAAAAATAGGGATAGTTGCGGTTTGGGTCGACCCCATAGGAGCCATCGCCGTTGTTGCGGCGGTTTTTGCGCCACATGCCGCCGCCGGAGGGGTTTGTTTGACGGTTATACTCATAGCCATCCGGGTTGACAATCGGGACTATGAAGAACTCGTTATTATCGACTAAATCGGTAATATCAGGGTCGATACCATAATTTTCCGAAAGCTCTTTTATAAATTCAACACATATATCGACAGTAACCGGTTCGCGGGCATGATGCAAACCATCGATAAATATCTCCGGCTCGTTCTCATCGACACCGGGATTATCCGAAACCTTAACCATCCAGAGATCCCTGCCCTCATGAGTCTGACCTATAGATACTTTGGGAGCTACAAGCGCAGGATAATTGCTTGCCAGCGAATCAAGCGCCGCCATGGTCTCGGAATATGTCCTGAAGCCGCCCATTGTCGTGCCGACCGGATAGCGGCTCTGGTAAAAAGCCGTCAAGTCCTCATGGATGATTTCAATTGGAAGTCCCCATACTTTTATGAGATTATAAGCTAAGCTATCGGCTATTATTTCTATATATTGGTCGGGTTGAAAATCGACAATATCGAAACCGGAAAGTCTTGTTATTGTCTCACTGCTTGTATCGAGTACTCTTATCTGCTTATAAATATCAGCCCCGGCAGAAACCGTTAAAAAGATAGCTATGATTATAGTTAGGAATCTGACACGCATTTTAACCTCTTTGCTGTAATTTATTTTACTTTAATACATTCAGTTAGCAGTTTCAATGCTTTAACATATTAATTTAATCAAACTATAGCGGTTGTCAATGATTTTGTGCATAGGTTTTCATTTTGATATGCCGCGGATACCATGAAATAATATAAACTATTGCTCACATACAATAGAAGTATTATATAAAAGCATGAGATATCTTTTGATATTATTTCAAATATTGGTTGGCTGTACAACACTTTATGCAGATGACGGCATTCCGATATCGAGATTAGATTATAGCGACATTAATGGCCAGCTTTCAATCGCGTATGAGCTTTGGCAAAATGGGAAAATTAAATTAGCCATATTAGAAATCGAAAAACAGCTTGAAGCTGATTCATCGTTAATTACTGATGCCGCTGTAATATTAGGCGGTAATTATCATCTCAAACGTCTGACAGATAATATTTATACCGATAGAGTCGGGGGGTTTTCCCCCTCCGGCAATAAGCTGGCATATTCACAGGATACCTTTACGGTTCGTATTGATGACGGCATGTTCGACTGGCTCGAGGAGAGAAACACCGGCCTCGCCTATTATGATTTCACAGTTGATAAGGAAACAACGCTCGAAATATTTGAAGAAAATCCCGGCAAACCGCGTTTTTTATCAGATACCTGTATTCTATATATTGCCCGGACAGATACCAATCCCGAAAACACTCCTAAAATAAATTTGTTTGCCTACGATTTATCAATGGGAACAACCACCACTTGTTTTCCGTTTCAAAGGCAAAGCTACTGCCCTTATGAAAATGGGGTTATTTTTTATGACAGGCATGAAGAAGCGATAGTGATAAAAGATTTACAAAACCATGAGCAGGATGTTCTCTATCATAATGAGAGCATGATAAATTATCGGCGTCCGCTGAGGTTAATTCGTAATTTCTGCATCGGCAGTGATGTAATCATGTTCGATGCGGGGGAATCATCATACAAAAGTATTTACGGAATTTCCCTCAATGGCAGTGTGCCGGAGATTTTAATTACCGCACCTTTATCTTTTGGAAATGATTCACGTTATTATCCGGCAGCGGTTAATTATAATGAATTCGCCTACTTAGTGAATTATTACGGCAATATAGATATATATTATCATAAAGCCGATAAAGATTACAGGCTGACATTCGATGGTGGAGACAAGTATTATTTAGCAGTATCTCCCGATGGCTCAAAGATAGCATATTCTTACAGATTGTTGTCTCAGAACCAGGAATCGTATGAGATATTTATGCTGGATTTCAGCATTGAGGCTAATATAGAGGATTTAATGTATAGATTTAAGGTATATCGGTAATATAATGCATGACAACATATTAGTAAAATCCTATATCGAATCGCTCAAGGGTCTGGTCGAGGTCGATGTGGTTTATGGCAGTAAGCGTGATATCATATTACAGGGTAGGTTTAGTTCGTTAATCGGCGGCAGTGAGTTTGACATATTAAATAGAATCGCTATGCTTCCCGGCAAACCGGAGATTATCTGTGTCGAGCCAAAAGTAGTTGTGCGGATTACAATGCCGGGCAAAGTAAGCATCAGGAAAGTACCATGGTTGAATATCGTTTTATTTATACTAACTCTTTTTTCCACTCTTTTAGTTGGCGCCGGTAATGCCGGAACTGATTTTGTCAACAACCCTGAGATGTTCTGGACTGACCCCTGGAAGATTATACTGGCGGGCATGCCGTTTTCGTTTCCGCTTTTGGGGATACTGTTATTTCATGAGTTCGGGCATTACATAGCCTCACGTCTGCATAATGTAAAAGTCTCCCTGCCATATTTTATCCCCTTTCCCAATATTATAGGCACGATGGGGGCTGTGATAAGATCCAAATCGCCATTTATAACTCGCATACAGCTTTTTGATGTCGGTGCGGCCGGGCCATTAGCGGGGATGGTTGTTGCCATACCGGTTGTGATATGGGGCTTGGCGCATCCTGTTTTTATTACTGAGACACCGGATATTTCCGGTTTGTTTTATCTTGGAGATTCGCTTCTTTTTACATTGATAAGCTGGCTTGTTCATCCGCCGACCCCGGATGGCTATATCGCTGTTCTTAGTCAAACGGCTTTTGCCGGCTGGGTCGGCTTTTTGGTTACCATGTTAAACCTTCTGCCGATTGGCCAGCTTGACGGCGGGCATGTGATGTATGCCATGTTTGGCAAGATACAGCGCAAAATCGCTTATGCCGCATTATTAGCATTGGTTGTTTTATCATTTTACTGGACCGGCTGGATTTTATGGGCATTGCTGGGATTTTTCTTAATCAAGCCGGCTCATCCCCCGACTGTGCTGGATGAGATACCCTTGGATAAAAGGCGCATGGCAATCGGTTATCTGTGTATTGTTGTTTTTGTATTATGTTTTATGCCTGTGCCTATTGTTTTTTGATTGAGGGTTTTGGCGTTAGGATATCGTCCGTTGCGGCATCCGCCTAATGTTGGCTACTCTGATGCATACCAACAAGAGGGCGTATCCGCCAATGGCGGACGCCCTACGCGCAGATATTTTTATTAATCCTACGTCTATATCTCAAAAACGGTTTTGCCGCCGACAATCGTTCGTACGGCTCTGCCAACGAGCTTTCTGCCTATAAAAGGCGAATTCTTTGACAGCGATTTGAAATCATCCTCAGCAACATTCCATTCGCATTCGGGGTCGATAATCGTTATGTCGGCAGGAGCGCCAGCCTCAAGCTTGCCGGCAGGTATATTGAGAATGCAGGCAGGCGTTGAGGACATCATCTTAATCGCCGTCAGCCAGTCGATGACGTTTTTCCTGACAAGCTCAGTAGAAACAAGCCCAACCGCCGTTTCAAGTCCTATCATTCCCGGAGGGGCGTAGTCGAATTCGAGTTGTTTCTCATCATAGGCATGAGGCGCATGGTCGGTGGCGATAACATCAAAGACGCCATCGGCAATGCCTTTTTTTATCGCCTTAATATCCTTTTGGGTGCGCAAAGGCGGATAGACTTTCAGATTGGTGTCATAGGTTTCCAGCAAATCATCGGATAGCGTAAAATGATGAGGACAGACCTCAGCGGTAACCATGATATTTTTCTTCTTGGCTTTCTTGATCAAATCAACGCCGCCGGCTGTGGAAACATGAGCGATATGAACAAAACCGCCAGTATATTCAGCCAGCATAATCTCGCGGGCAATCATCAACTCCTCGGCAACCCTCGATATTCCGCGAAGCCCAAGCTTGGAGGCAATATACCCTTCGTTGGCGACTCCACCTTCGGCAAGGTCGTTATATTCGCAGTGAGATATCACCGGCACGCTCAGCATCTTGCAGTACTCTATTGCCCGACGCATGATTAGGCCATTCTGCACGCCGGAACCATCATCGGAAAAAGCGACCGCGCCAGCCCGATGCATGTCATCCATCTCTGCCAGTTCTTTGCCCAAGCGGCCTTTTGTAAGCGCGCCAATCGGGTAAACATTGACCACAGCCTCTTTGGCTTTCTGTATAACGAATTTAACTGTCTCCTGATTGTCAATAGTCGGCTCTGTATTCGGCATGCAGGCAGCCGAGGTGAATCCGCCAGCGGCGGCGGCTTGCGAACCGGTAAAGATTGTTTCCTTATACTCATAGCCGGGTTCGCGGAAATGCACATGCATATCAACCAAGCCGGGACATACCAGCTTTCCTGAGGCATCAATATCGCCTTTATCTTTCTTCTTTGACTTGATGACCTCAGCTATTTTGCCTTTTTTGACAACAATTGCGCCGGGTCCGAAATAGTTATCGGCCGGGTCGACAATTGTTCCGCCAGTTATTGTAAAATCACTCAATTTTTCCAACTCCACCGCTTAACAGGTATAAAACCGCCATTCTTATCGCCACGCCATTGGTTACCTGTGGTAATATCACCGAATCGGGACTATCGGCAACCTCTGAGGCTATCTCCACGCCGCGATTCATCGGGCCCGGATGCATTATTGTATAATTCTTGTTAAGATATTTAAGCCGCTCTTTTTTTATGCAGAATCTATTGCTGTATTCTCTTAAGGTCGGCAGCAGTCCCGCCGATTGCCTTTCTTTCTGAAGACGCAGGATATTGACTACATCCGCGCCCTCGAGCGCCTCTTCAATGCGAGTGTACACATCGATACCCATTTGCTCAACCTCGTATGGAAGCAGAGTCGTCGGAGCGCACACCGCCACGCTGGCGCCAAGCGTTTTCAGTCCCCAGATATTAGAGCGAGCAACGCGGGAATGCTTTATATCGCCGATAATGGCAACCCGCAATCCTTTTAAGTCGCCGTATTTTTCACGGATAGTAAAGATGTCAAGCAAGCCCTGCGTCGGATGCTCATGAAAGCCATCGCCGGCGTTTATAATTTTCGAGCCACAATTTTGGGTAAGCATATACGGCGTGCCTGAGGCTGAGTGACGTATAACAATCATATCTATTTTCATCGCCTCGATATTCCAGACAGTATCTAAAAGCGTTTCGCCTTTGACTACTGAGGAGGATACCTTAGCGAAACCTATAGCATCGGCAGACAATCTTTTTTCGGCCAGCTCGAATGAAATTTTTGTGCGCGTGGATGGCTCATAGAAAAGATTCAGGACAGTGATATGCCTTAATGTGGGGACTTTCTTTATCGGGCGCGAAAGAATTTCTTTTAAGGTAACGGCGGTATCGAGGATTAGGTTTATCTCATCGGCGGTCATGCCCTCAAGGCCAATGAGATGTTGAGAGCTTAGTTTCATTTCACCTCTCCCCCGTTACTTTGCTGAAGTATTACGCTGTCTTCGTCATCGTGTTCTTTTAGGTTGACGATGACATTTTCATCGGTGAAAGTCTGCAGTTTTATAGCCGTGTAATCAGCGCAAATCGGCAGTTCGCGATGGCCGCGGTCGATAAGCACCGCCAGCTGGATGCATCGCGTGCGGCCGTAATCGGACAGTTCGTTAAGTGCCGCCCGGACAGTCCGGCCGGTGTAGAGAACATCATCAACGAGAATAACTATCTTGTCATCGATGGAGAAACTCAAATCGGTTTTCTGGATAATCGGCTGGTCGAGCTTGATTTGGACATCATCGCGGTACATGGTGATATCGACTGCGCCGACTGGCGGGGCTGTTTTCTCAATCCGCTTGATAACTTTCGCTACTCGTTCGGCTAAGAATACGCCGCGCGTGCGGATGCCGATAATCACCATATCATCAGCGCCGCCGTTGTGTTCTAAAATCTCGTAGGCGATTCGCTCGATAGACCTTTTAATGCCTTTGGCATCCATTATTTTTGTATTAATCATATTTTATCCTAAAAAAAACCCGCCTGCAGCGGATTGGCTATTTTATAAACACATCTCATTCTGAAAGCTCTTTTATATATTGTTGGAGAGGGATTGTCAAGGGGAATATTTTGTTTTGTAGGATATTTTATGTGTTTGGATGAGAAAAAGCATATCAGATGGTGGTGTCGGGTTTCTCCCGCTGGTCGGAACCCGACCTACTTGAAATCTACTTAATCTTTTACTCACTTTATTTTTACAAGTAAATATTTAAAAATACTATGATTTGGATTTTTACAATTTTTACTCTTATCTATTTTACTATAATCTGACCATGAAATTTCATATTTGTTACTTAATGTTATTTTTTCTGTTCGACCTTTTTTTATTCCAGAAGAACTATTATTTTCCCATCCATGTTCACCTTTCTCAATTTCATTTGAATCTTGAAGTCTAAATTGTATATCACTCGGAATTTTTTTTCTATTGGTTTTTTTCCAGT
This window encodes:
- a CDS encoding immune inhibitor A; its protein translation is MRVRFLTIIIAIFLTVSAGADIYKQIRVLDTSSETITRLSGFDIVDFQPDQYIEIIADSLAYNLIKVWGLPIEIIHEDLTAFYQSRYPVGTTMGGFRTYSETMAALDSLASNYPALVAPKVSIGQTHEGRDLWMVKVSDNPGVDENEPEIFIDGLHHAREPVTVDICVEFIKELSENYGIDPDITDLVDNNEFFIVPIVNPDGYEYNRQTNPSGGGMWRKNRRNNGDGSYGVDPNRNYPYFWGYDNSGSSGYTSSNTYRGPTPGSEPEIQALMSFIESHDFAWIQNFHSYSNLCLWSWGYYDGINENVSEYWEYFGNYAHNTMGYAAGTAWQLLYNTNGDANDWAWGERQSKRKVYAITHEVGNSSDGFWPSLARIPVLINENVQALLNYSNHAYEIYKRRNPQIPAITSPATAPADQSFYIHWQTADIDTFNATVSYYVVEKTGYQQITNQCEQASDFELESFALSTTRKHSGSYSIYSGQGNGYRAIAELKERLKIETGDTLTFWTWYDIETDWDYAYVEISTDGGYVWYQLDGNRSTSSNPNNHNEEFGITGSSGGWVLAQYSLADYAGQEADIRFRYWTDDVIENEGIYIDDIYPYDSFASTTILTEYAYQESLQVGPYSSGEYTFRVSARDDRGDLSPLSNRFKIEVVGQFYSLSGYVALYDTSVDLTGSIVTISDIGLFDTTDIDGYYSISGIQPGVYNIAAAHDEYADSLYPAFAISSDTTLDFMLQLDFLPGDANGDGSVIGSDITYLAAYFKGQNPAPAPFLSGDANGDCQVIGSDIVYLIAYFRGSGNPPVRGDCP
- a CDS encoding site-2 protease family protein, producing the protein MHDNILVKSYIESLKGLVEVDVVYGSKRDIILQGRFSSLIGGSEFDILNRIAMLPGKPEIICVEPKVVVRITMPGKVSIRKVPWLNIVLFILTLFSTLLVGAGNAGTDFVNNPEMFWTDPWKIILAGMPFSFPLLGILLFHEFGHYIASRLHNVKVSLPYFIPFPNIIGTMGAVIRSKSPFITRIQLFDVGAAGPLAGMVVAIPVVIWGLAHPVFITETPDISGLFYLGDSLLFTLISWLVHPPTPDGYIAVLSQTAFAGWVGFLVTMLNLLPIGQLDGGHVMYAMFGKIQRKIAYAALLALVVLSFYWTGWILWALLGFFLIKPAHPPTVLDEIPLDKRRMAIGYLCIVVFVLCFMPVPIVF
- a CDS encoding dihydroorotase, which translates into the protein MTGGTIVDPADNYFGPGAIVVKKGKIAEVIKSKKKDKGDIDASGKLVCPGLVDMHVHFREPGYEYKETIFTGSQAAAAGGFTSAACMPNTEPTIDNQETVKFVIQKAKEAVVNVYPIGALTKGRLGKELAEMDDMHRAGAVAFSDDGSGVQNGLIMRRAIEYCKMLSVPVISHCEYNDLAEGGVANEGYIASKLGLRGISRVAEELMIAREIMLAEYTGGFVHIAHVSTAGGVDLIKKAKKKNIMVTAEVCPHHFTLSDDLLETYDTNLKVYPPLRTQKDIKAIKKGIADGVFDVIATDHAPHAYDEKQLEFDYAPPGMIGLETAVGLVSTELVRKNVIDWLTAIKMMSSTPACILNIPAGKLEAGAPADITIIDPECEWNVAEDDFKSLSKNSPFIGRKLVGRAVRTIVGGKTVFEI
- a CDS encoding aspartate carbamoyltransferase catalytic subunit, with the protein product MKLSSQHLIGLEGMTADEINLILDTAVTLKEILSRPIKKVPTLRHITVLNLFYEPSTRTKISFELAEKRLSADAIGFAKVSSSVVKGETLLDTVWNIEAMKIDMIVIRHSASGTPYMLTQNCGSKIINAGDGFHEHPTQGLLDIFTIREKYGDLKGLRVAIIGDIKHSRVARSNIWGLKTLGASVAVCAPTTLLPYEVEQMGIDVYTRIEEALEGADVVNILRLQKERQSAGLLPTLREYSNRFCIKKERLKYLNKNYTIMHPGPMNRGVEIASEVADSPDSVILPQVTNGVAIRMAVLYLLSGGVGKIE